A stretch of Brassica napus cultivar Da-Ae chromosome C6, Da-Ae, whole genome shotgun sequence DNA encodes these proteins:
- the LOC106405250 gene encoding transcription factor PRE3-like has product MSGRRSRSRQSSGISEDQINDLIIKLQQLLPELRNSRRSDKVSASRVLQETCNYIRNLHREVDDLSERLSELLANTDTAQAALIRSLLTQ; this is encoded by the exons atGTCAGGAAGAAGATCACGTTCGAGACAATCATCGGGGATCTCAGAAGATCAGATCAACGATCTCATTATCAAGTTGCAGCAGCTTCTTCCTGAGCTCAGGAACAGTCGTCGCTCGGACAAG GTTTCAGCATCGAGAGTGTTACAAGAGACGTGCAACTACATAAGGAATCTGCATAGAGAGGTTGACGATCTGAGTGAGAGACTATCTGAGTTACTCGCGAACACAGACACTGCTCAAGCTGCTTTAATCAGAAGTTTACTTACCCAATAa
- the LOC125588556 gene encoding putative receptor-like protein kinase At3g46340 has protein sequence MESPRGILLVALIATFAVIHFSQAEDQEGFISLDCGLPPSEASPYIEPDTGLWFSSDSDFIQSGKIGRIDASLPKTLKSYVTLRYFPEGIRNCYNLSVKQGTNYLMRVTALYGNYDGLNITPKFDLYVGPNFWVMIDLEKRISGQTEEIIYIPRSNSLDLCLVKTGPTTPIISSLELRPLANNLYITESGALKGFKRYYLTSSDTILSYPNDVSDRIWEPKFDPEWKHISTTLEANNSNGFAVLQNVLKTAVVPANATARFNITEELDFPGDEIYLYIHFSEVQSLQMNESREFDIFWNDQQFDKTISPEYLKATTIKSTTPVTCKGGVCNLELIRTTNSTLPPLLNAIELYAVVKFHQLETNENDVVAIRKIKERYGLNRITWQGDPCVPQKFLWDNLNCSSTDTSRPPRITYLNLTSSGLKGFIAAAIQNLTHLEKLDLSNNNLTGEIPGFLADMKSLMLINLSKNNLIGFIPQALLERESEGLTLFVDGENRCLSGSCVTEKKFPVKTAAFVSSATALVIMVILVLIFVFKKKKSPNSEGIC, from the exons ATGGAGAGTCCTCGTGGGATTTTGTTGGTCGCACTTATTGCAACTTTCGCTGTTATTCACTTTTCTCAAGCTGAAGATCAAGAAG GGTTCATCAGTTTGGATTGCGGTTTACCCCCGAGTGAAGCGTCACCATATATAGAGCCAGATACTGGACTATGGTTCTCATCGGACTCGGACTTCATCCAAAGTGGAAAGATTGGGAGGATCGATGCAAGTCTACCCAAGACTCTAAAGTCATACGTGACCCTTAGGTACTTTCCAGAAGGGATACGCAACTGTTATAATCTTAGTGTGAAGCAAGGGACCAATTATCTGATGAGAGTTACAGCTCTATATGGAAATTATGACGGTCTTAATATTACTCCTAAGTTTGACTTATACGTTGGTCCTAACTTTTGGGTAATGATAGACCTAGAGAAAAGGATAAGCGGTCAAACCGAGGAGATCATTTACATCCCAAGATCAAACTCCTTGGATTTGTGTCTTGTTAAGACAGGCCCGACCACGCCAATAATTTCATCCTTGGAACTAAGGCCGCTAGCAAATAATCTTTATATCACTGAATCTGGCGCACTGAAGGGTTTCAAGCGATACTATCTTACCAGTTCAGATACCATTCTGTC GTACCCAAATGACGTCAGCGACAGAATATGGGAACCAAAATTTGATCCAGAGTGGAAGCATATTTCCACCACTCTGGAAGCAAACAACTCCAATGGTTTTGCTGTACTACAGAATGTACTCAAGACCGCGGTTGTACCTGCCAATGCTACTGCACGGTTTAATATTACCGAGGAGCTTGATTTCCCTGGCGACGAAATTTACTTGTACATCCATTTCTCTGAGGTCCAATCATTACAGATGAATGAATCTAGAGAGTTTGATATTTTTTGGAATGACCAACAGTTTGACAAAACGATAAGCCCTGAATATTTGAAGGCCACGACAATTAAGTCCACAACACCAGTCACTTGCAAAGGAGGAGTATGCAACTTAGAGCTGATAAGAACTACAAACTCTACTCTCCCACCTCTTCTCAATGCCATCGAACTTTATGCCGTCGTCAAATTTCACCAACTGGAAACAAATGAAAATGATG TTGTTGCTATCCGAAAAATCAAAGAAAGATATGGATTGAATAGAATCACATGGCAAGGAGATCCATGCGTCCCCCAGAAGTTTTTATGGGACAATCTAAATTGCAGCAGCACAGATACATCTAGACCACCAAGAATCACTTATTT GAATTTGACTTCCAGCGGGTTGAAAGGATTCATAGCAGCTGCAATTCAAAATCTTACCCATCTTGAAAAGTT GGACTTGTCAAATAACAATCTCACTGGAGAAATTCCTGGATTTCTGGCTGATATGAAGTCTTTAATGCTCAT AAACTTGAGCAAGAACAATCTGATTGGTTTCATCCCACAAGCCCTTCTTGAAAGAGAAAGTGAAGGGCTAACGTTATT TGTTGATGGAGAGAATCGTTGTTTATCTGGCTCATGTGTCACAGAGAAGAAATTTCCAGTAAAAACTGCTGCATTTGTTTCTTCGGCTACTGCCTTGGTTATTATGGTGATTCTTGTTCTCATTTTTgtgtttaagaagaaaaaatcacCAAATTCAGAAGGTATTTGCTAA
- the LOC106405743 gene encoding protein RKD2-like, translating to MVDHKLKEEKPFSFLTYSPSFDDHIRSSLTFPSFDWEEELLPLHNNFASQAFHLPTPSLSLPDLEPLSQDVLDSYSSAEQNRGEYDVDMNTKKRKLNREHNVRIISDITTYTTFPASKALSMETISRYFYMPITQAAMDLDVGLTLLKRRCRELGFRRWPHRKLMSLLALISNVKERQKMQGGEKAGIFKNAVEILEDERRRIEENPDLEFSDKTKRLRQACFKATHKMKKKNSLKSEMSIPSCSSSGSVLSEEESDEEVKYLLCGFTSEFSGL from the exons ATGGTTGATCATAAACTCAAGGAAGAGAAGCCCTTCTCATTTCTAACATATTCACCATCCTTTGATGATCACAT ACGCAGCTCGTTAACGTTTCCTTCATTTGATTGGGAAGAAGAGCTTCTTCCTCTCCATAACAACTTCGCTTCTCAAGCTTTTCATTTGCCTACACCTTCTCTGTCATTACCTGACCTTGAACCCTTGTCTCAAG ATGTACTCGACTCATACAGCTCTGCAGAGCAGAACAGAGGAGAATATGACGTGGACATGAATACTAAGAAGAGGAAACTCAACAGAGAACATAACGTGAGAATCATCAGCGATATTACTACCTACACAACCTTTCCAGCTTCAAAGGCATTGTCTATGGAGACTATCTCTCGCTACTTCTATATGCCAATAACTCAAGCCGCAATGGACCTTGACGTTGGTTTAACTCTTCTGAAAAGAAGATGTCGCGAACTTGGTTTTCGTAGATGGCCTCATCGCAAACTCATGAGCTTACTAGCTCTTATTAGTAACGTCAAG GAGCGGCAGAAGATGCAAGGCGGAGAGAAAGCAGGAATATTCAAGAACGCAGTAGAGATACTTGAGGATGAGAGGAGGAGGATCGAAGAGAATCCGGATTTGGAGTTTAGCGACAAGACAAAGAGGCTTAGACAAGCTTGTTTCAAGGCTACAcacaagatgaagaagaagaatagtcTCAAGTCAGAGATGTCAATACCTTCTTGTTCAAGCAGCGGCTCTGTCCTTAGCGAGGAGGAAAGCGATGAAGAAGTGAAGTATCTCTTGTGTGGTTTCACAAGTGAGTTTAGTGGTTtgtga
- the LOC125588557 gene encoding glutathione S-transferase T3-like: MDCNPFSSGSNFVDLLQSQQESVFSASQVPYYVNQSTEDCNLGKETPVERRECRKWTPSDDILLISSWLNTSKDPVVANEQRSGAFWRRIAVPGCEQREPMHCKQRWQKINDLICKFCGSYEAATREKTSGQNDTDLLKKAHEIFYNNHKKKFTIEYAWLELRNDQKWSDLSSSKQSASSKKRKLDDGAQSSTSHATESKMSACDEGLNHPRV, translated from the coding sequence ATGGATTGTAATCCATTTTCGAGTGGTTCTAATTTTGTTGATCTTCTTCAAAGTCAACAAGAAAGTGTCTTTAGTGCATCACAAGTTCCTTATTATGTAAATCAATCTACTGAAGATTGCAACCTCGGTAAAGAGACTCCTGTTGAGCGTAGAGAATGTAGGAAATGGACTCCTTCAGATGATATTTTGCTTATCAGTTCATGGCTTAATACGAGCAAAGATCCTGTCGTGGCAAATGAGCAAAGATCAGGTGCATTTTGGAGGAGAATTGCAGTTCCAGGGTGCGAACAGAGAGAGCCAATGCACTGCAAGCAAAGGTGGCAGAAGATCAACGACCTCATATGCAAGTTCTGTGGCTCGTACGAAGCTGCAACCAGAGAGAAGACAAGCGGACAAAATGACACTGATCTTCTCAAAAAAGCGCATGAGATCTTCTACAACAACCACAAGAAGAAGTTTACCATTGAGTATGCGTGGCTGGAGCTGCGAAATGACCAGAAATGGTCTGATCTTTCAAGCTCAAAACAGTCTGCAAGTTCAAAAAAGAGGAAGTTGGACGACGGTGCACAATCATCAACATCTCACGCGACTGAAAGCAAGATGTCCGCGTGTGATGAAGGCCTGAATCATCCCCGGGTGTGA
- the LOC106405742 gene encoding geranylgeranyl diphosphate reductase, chloroplastic-like yields the protein MATFALKSFTGLRQSSPDQINFVSHVPSSLSRSQRRTSLKVTASRASPKLANRSLRVAVIGGGPAGGAAAETLAQGGIETILIERKMDNCKPCGGAIPLCMVGEFNLPLDIIDRRVTKMKMISPSNIAVDIGRTLKEHEYIGMVRREVLDQYLRERAEKSGATVINGLFLKMDLPEEWDSPYVLHYTEYDGKTGATGQKKTMEVDAVIGADGANSRVAKSIGAGDYDYAIAFQERIRIPDDKMTYYEDLAEMYVGDDVSPDFYGWVFPKCDHVAVGTGTVTHKGDIKKFQLATRNRAKDKILGGKIIRVEAHPIPEHPRPRRLSKRVALVGDAAGYVTKCSGEGIYFAAKSGRMCAEAIVEGSQNGKKMIDESDLRKYLEKWDKTYLPTYRVLDLLQKVFYRSNPAREAFVEMCGDEYVQKMTFDSYLYKRVAPGSPLEDLKLAVNTIGSVFRANALRREIEKLNV from the exons ATGGCGACATTCGCACTCAAATCCTTCACCGGACTTCGTCAGTCCTCACCGGACCAGATTAACTTCGTCTCCCATGTTCCGTCGTCCCTCTCTCGCTCCCAGCGACGGACCTCTCTCAAAGTAACCGCATCAAGAGCCAGTCCCAAGCTCGCCAACCGCAGCCTCCGCGTCGCCGTCATCGGCGGAGGCCCGGCAGGAGGAGCCGCCGCCGAGACTCTCGCTCAGGGAGGCATCGAGACGATCCTCATCGAGCGCAAGATGGACAACTGCAAGCCCTGCGGCGGCGCGATCCCTCTCTGCATGGTCGGAGAATTCAACTTGCCGCTAGACATCATCGACCGGAGGGTCACCAAGATGAAGATGATCTCTCCGTCCAACATCGCCGTGGACATTGGCCGTACGCTCAAGGAGCATGAGTACATAGGTATGGTGAGGAGAGAGGTTCTTGACCAGTACCTGAGGGAGAGAGCGGAGAAGAGTGGGGCTACTGTAATCAACGGTCTCTTCCTCAAGATGGATCTACCGGAGGAATGGGACTCGCCGTACGTGTTGCATTACACGGAGTATGATGGGAAGACGGGAGCTACGGGACAGAAGAAGACGATGGAGGTTGACGCCGTTATCGGAGCTGACGGAGCTAACTCTAGAGTTGCGAAGTCTATCGGTGCCGGAGACTATGACTACGCCATCGCGTTTCAG GAGAGAATCAGAATCCCAGATGACAAGATGACGTACTACGAGGATCTAGCTGAGATGTACGTCGGTGATGACGTGTCGCCAGACTTTTACGGGTGGGTTTTCCCTAAATGCGACCATGTAGCTGTTGGAACGGGCACCGTTACTCACAAAGGTGACATCAAGAAGTTCCAGCTCGCGACAAGAAACAGAGCCAAGGACAAGATTCTAGGAGGCAAGATCATCCGCGTGGAGGCTCACCCTATTCCGGAACACCCGCGACCACGCAGACTCTCCAAGCGTGTGGCTCTTGTTGGTGATGCTGCAGGGTACGTGACTAAATGCTCCGGTGAAGGGATCTACTTCGCTGCAAAGAGTGGAAGAATGTGTGCTGAAGCCATCGTTGAAGGCTCACAAAATG GTAAGAAGATGATTGACGAGAGTGATTTGAGGAAGTACTTGGAGAAATGGGACAAGACGTACTTGCCTACGTACAGGGTGCTTGATTTGTTGCAGAAAGTGTTTTACAGATCTAATCCGGCTAGAGAAGCGTTTGTTGAAATGTGCGGTGATGAGTACGTTCAGAAGATGACGTTTGATAGTTATCTGTACAAGAGGGTCGCACCGGGTAGTCCTTTGGAGGATTTGAAGTTGGCTGTGAACACCATTGGGAGTGTGTTTAGAGCTAATGCTCTAAGGAGAGAGATTGAGAAGCTAAATGTTTAA
- the LOC125589141 gene encoding putative receptor-like protein kinase At3g46340, with product MLVSTALPPSSIKPSANVASTNISEISIDMKRKKFTYSEVMEMTNNLERPLGEGGFGIVYHGVINGSQQVAVKVELLLRVHHINLVSLVGCCDERDHLALIYEYMSNGDLKHHLSGKQGSSVLKWSTRLQIAIDAALGLEYLHNGCRPSMVHRDVKSTNILLDEKFSAKLADFGLSRSFQFGDEYHVSTDVAGTPGYLDPETGRLAEMSDVYSFGILLLEIITNQRVLDQTREKSHIGEWTAFMLNRGDITGIMDLNLHGDYSSHSAWRALELAMLCANPSSEKRPNMSQVAFELKECLTSEISMKSKDQDMDSQSSPEVSMSCDTKGLPSAR from the exons ATGTTGGTTTCTACAGCTCTACCACCATCATCAATTAAGCCGAGTGCGAACGTTGCATCTACTAATATATCCGAAATATCAATcgatatgaaaagaaaaaaatttacttaCTCAGAGGTGATGGAAATGACAAACAACTTGGAAAGACCACTTGGTGAAGGAGGGTTTGGCATTGTTTATCATGGTGTCATAAATGGCTCACAACAGGTAGCCGTCA AGGTCGAACTTTTGTTGAGAGTTCACCACATCAACTTAGTAAGCCTTGTCGGATGTTGCGACGAACGAGATCATTTGGCTCTCATATATGAATACATGTCCAACGGAGACCTAAAACATCATTTGTCAg GAAAACAAGGCAGCTCTGTTCTGAAGTGGAGTACTCGACTACAAATAGCCATCGATGCTGCACTAG GACTAGAGTACTTACATAATGGATGTCGGCCATCGATGGTGCATAGAGATGTCAAAAGTACAAATATATTGTTGGATGAGAAATTCTCTGCCAAACTTGCGGATTTTGGACTTTCCAGATCTTTCCAATTCGGAGATGAGTATCATGTTTCGACTGATGTTGCTGGTACCCCTGGATATCTTGATCCCGA AACAGGTCGATTGGCGGAAATGAGTGATGTTTATAGTTTTGGAATTTTATTATTGGAGATAATCACAAACCAACGCGTGCTTGACCAAACTCGTGAAAAGTCACACATAGGAGAATGGACAGCATTTATGCTTAATAGAGGAGATATTACTGGAATCATGGATCTTAACCTTCATGGTGATTACAGCTCTCATTCTGCCTGGAGAGCTCTTGAGTTGGCTATGTTGTGTGCAAACCCTTCTTCAGAAAAACGACCAAACATGTCCCAAGTTGCTTTCGAGTTAAAAGAGTGTCTTACTTCTGAAATCTCGATGAAAAGTAAAGATCAAGACATGGACTCTCAAAGTTCCCCTGAAGTAAGCATGAGCTGTGACACCAAGGGTTTGCCTAGTGCAAGGTAG
- the BNAC06G35400D gene encoding uncharacterized protein BNAC06G35400D isoform X3, with product MARRQLFLLQVFLVLAVLSIVIASMPVLVIARTDKPIDCETKGQQLNQISYLGYMGTSKPNGLKKILRPEDNKTIQWSSGQK from the exons ATGGCGAGAAGACAACTCTTTCTACTTCAAGTATTCTTGGTTTTAGCTGTGCTGTCTATTGTGATCGCATCGATGCCTGTCCTAGTCATTGCAA GAACTGATAAACCGATAGACTGTGAAACCAAGGGACAACAACTGAATCAGATTAGCTACCTG GGATACATGGGCACGAGTAAGCCCAATGGACTGAAGAAAATACTCAGGCCCGAAGACAATAAGACCATTCAGTGGTCATCTGGCCAAAAGTGA
- the BNAC06G35400D gene encoding uncharacterized protein BNAC06G35400D isoform X1, whose product MARRQLFLLQVFLVLAVLSIVIASMPVLVIARTDKPIDCETKGQQLNQISYLRRNEMDPKIRTRTRRLMNVVEINDYPGSGANSRHTRPYCPDC is encoded by the exons ATGGCGAGAAGACAACTCTTTCTACTTCAAGTATTCTTGGTTTTAGCTGTGCTGTCTATTGTGATCGCATCGATGCCTGTCCTAGTCATTGCAA GAACTGATAAACCGATAGACTGTGAAACCAAGGGACAACAACTGAATCAGATTAGCTACCTG AGACGAAATGAAATGGATCCTAAGATAAGAACAAGGACACGGAGGTTGATGAATGTTGTGGAGATTAACGATTATCCAGGATCAGGTGCTAACAGCCGCCACACTCGACCATACTGTCCTGATTGCTAA
- the BNAC06G35400D gene encoding uncharacterized protein BNAC06G35400D isoform X2, with the protein MARRQLFLLQVFLVLAVLSIVIASMPVLVIARTDKPIDCETKGQQLNQISYLRRNEMDPKIRTRTRRLMNVVEINDYPGSGIHGHE; encoded by the exons ATGGCGAGAAGACAACTCTTTCTACTTCAAGTATTCTTGGTTTTAGCTGTGCTGTCTATTGTGATCGCATCGATGCCTGTCCTAGTCATTGCAA GAACTGATAAACCGATAGACTGTGAAACCAAGGGACAACAACTGAATCAGATTAGCTACCTG AGACGAAATGAAATGGATCCTAAGATAAGAACAAGGACACGGAGGTTGATGAATGTTGTGGAGATTAACGATTATCCAGGATCAG GGATACATGGGCACGAGTAA